From a region of the Archocentrus centrarchus isolate MPI-CPG fArcCen1 chromosome 18, fArcCen1, whole genome shotgun sequence genome:
- the LOC115796641 gene encoding low affinity immunoglobulin gamma Fc region receptor II-like has product MAVRALCIRLLVTLIILLSAHDPKVDAVSLHIVPNRLQFFEYESVIFYCEGAVYWEVVHNINGKINLCSHTNKKTPAGSFCTIKNVYTDDSGEYWCETEGGKRSNSINIAVTAGSVILEVPAVPVMEGEAVTLRCRNKTTSSNFTANFYKVGRHVHRSSTGEMTIRKVSNVREGLYKCNISGAGESPESWLNVTRKWNHDTQTDPSSDPCCHVYLVFRTVFTIMMVALLLLLVVLLHSGKIRAARTNSWLPSCYGDKRENDSASDDN; this is encoded by the exons ATGGCAGTCAGAGCTCTGTGCATCAGACTGT TGGTGACCCTCATTATTCTGCTCAGTGCACATGATCCAAAAGTCG atGCCGTTTCTCTTCATATCGTTCCAAACAGACTGCAGTTCTTTGAATATGAATCAGTGATATTTTACTGTGAGGGTGCTGTGTACTGGGAAGTTGTGCATAATATCAATGGAAAAATAAACTTATGTAGTCACACCAACAAGAAAACACCAGCAGGATCATTCTGcaccattaaaaatgtttatacaGATGACAGTGGAGAGTACTGGTGTGAGACTGAAGGAGGCAAGAGAAGCAACAGCATCAATATTGCTGTCACTG CTGGTTCTGTGATCCTGGAGGTTCCTGCTGttcctgtgatggagggagaagCTGTGACTCTTCGCTGCAGAAACAAGACGACTTCCTCCAACTTCACGGCCAACTTCTACAAAGTTGGACGTCATGTCCATAGAAGCTCCACGGGAGAGATGACCATCCGGAAAGTTTCCAACGTGCGTGAAGGACTTTACAAGTGCAACATCTCAGGAGCTGGAGAATCACCTGAGAGCTGGCTGAATGTGACAAGAAAATGGAATCATG acactcagacaGACCCCTCTTCGGACCCCTGCTGTCATGTTTACCTCGTCTTCCGGACTGTGTTCACCATCATGATGgtggctctgctgctgctgctggtggtgcttCTTCACAGTGGGAAAATCAGAGCTGCTAGAACTAACTCATGGCTGCCCAGCTGTTATGGTGATAAGAGAGAAAATGATTCAGCCTCTGATGACAACTAG